In Clostridium omnivorum, the DNA window CATCATTTATTATAAGATTACCATTGACTTTACAAATTATCCAAGCGCTTTTAGTAAAAGTAGGAAGTGAAACTATGGCAATATCACTTGGATATATAGATAGAGTAATTGATTATAAAGAGGACCTTGTTAAAAAGACAAACAATAAAGAAGTCATTATTTACAATGGAAATGTAATTCCATTAATTAGAGTAAATAAGAAGTTAAACCTAGAAGTACCAGAGAACAGTAAGCATTATATTGTGATAGTTAAGGTAGGAGAAAAGACCGTTGGGCTTCTTGTAGATGGATTATTTGGACAGCAAGAAATTGTAATTAAGCCTTTAGGAAAGACATTGCAAGGACTTAAGGAATATATTGGTGCTACTATTTTAGGTGATGGTTTAGTAACTTTAATTCTTGATGTGGCTGCTCTAATTTAGGAGGAATATTGTGATGGATTATTTGAATTTAAAGCCTATACAATTAGATGCATTAAGAGAAGTAGGCAATATTGGTGCAGGGAATGCGGCTACTGCACTTTCACAGCTCATTAATAAAAAGATTGATATGACTGTGCCAGCTGTTAATATTGTTCCTTTTGATGATATCTTTTCTAGAATTGGAGGAGAAGAGGTTGTTATTGGAGTTATAGTAAGAGTTTTAGGTGACACTCCAGGAAATATATTATTTATTTTTGAAAAGGAAGTTGCACTTAATCTAATTGAAACTCTAACAGGAGAAAGAGACGAGCAAATTACTGAAATGGGTAATTCAGTTTTATGTGAAGTAGGGAACATAATATCCAGCTCCTATATGAATTCAATTGCTAGATTTACAAATTTAGTAATTACTCCATCGGTTCCAGCAGTTACTTATGATATGCTAGGAGCTATACTATCTACAACCTTTATAGAATCTGGACAGTTTGATGACATGGTATTAGATATTGAAACAATATTTTTACAAAATAATGAGGAAATTAGTGGACACTTTTATTATATACCAATGCCAGGATCACTAGAAAAAATACTAGGTGCATTAGGTGTTAATTAATAATTAAAACAATTTTATTTAATTTAGGAATAGCCACAAAAGTGGTTTTTGATAGAATTGCGAGGAGGAAATAAAATGGCTAAAGTATTAATAGTTGATGATGCTGCTTTTATGAGAATGATGATAAAGGACATACTAGAAAAGAATGGATTTGAGGTTGTTGGCGAAGCTAGTAATGGACTTAAAGCAGTAGAATTATATAAGAAGGAGACCCCAGACGTAGTTACAATGGATATAACTATGCCTGAAATGGATGGTATAGAGGCAGTTAAAGCTATAAAAGCTTTTGATCCTGCGGCAAAGATAATAATGTGTAGTGCTATGGGACAGCAAACAATGGTAATGGATGCAATTAGAGCTGGAGCAAGAGACTTTATTGTAAAACCATTCCAACCAGACAGAGTATTAGAAGCCATTAGAAAAGTAATTGGCTAGGGGGAATAAATATGCAAGTTGTAATATTTAAACTAAATGATGAACAGTTTGCTGTTGAAACAGCAAAGGTTCAAAGCATAAATGATATGATGGAAATAACTAAAGTACCTAAGGCTCAAAGTCATATAAAAGGTCTTATAAATTTAAGAGGTAATATAATATCATTATTAGATATAAATTTACTACTTGATGTAGAGAAAAAAGAAAGCAGTCAAAGTAATATCATAATTCTTGAAATTCAAGAGGAAATGGTAGGAATTACAGTTGACCAAGTTGACGAAGTATTAGATATAGAAGAAGATATAATCGAAAAGGGTGAAGATGAGAGAAAAAAAGGTTATATCAAAGGTGTTATAAATTTCAAGGATAGAATTGTAACTCTTATAGATATTGAAAAACTACTTTTAAATTAGTAAGGAAATGAGGGGAATGTATGGCAGAAGTACTATCACAAAGCGAAATAGACGCTCTCCTGTCTGCCTTATCCTCTGGTGAATTAAAACCAGACGAACTTCCAAAAGAGGAAGACAAGCAAAAAATTAAGCCATATGATTTTAGAAGTCCTCAAAAGTTCTCAAAAGAACATTTAAGGACACTGGAATTAATTTATGATAATTATTCCAGAATTATTTCTAATTATCTTACAGCTCAAGTTAGAAGCAATGTAAAGGTAAAGATAGAGTCAATAGAGCAGATTACGTATGAGGAATTTATTCACTCTGTGTCAAATCCTACTATATTAACCATTTTTAAAATGCCTCCGCTTAGTGGCTCAATATTATTTGAAACAAATCCTCAATTTGTTTATCAAATAATAGATGTTTTATTAGGTGGAGCAGGAAATGGTAAGTACAAGAATAGGGAATTTACTGATATTGATAAAAATATTATAAGGCTTATAAACCAAAATCTAATTTCAAATATGAAATTGGCTTGGGAGGACGTTATGGAAGTAGAGCCAGAGATTGAAGGATTAGAAACTAATCCAGCTTTAAACCAGACTATGGCGCCTACTGAGCCTGTTGCCCTAATTACTATGTCTGCAGAAATGAATAAAAGCAGTTCATTGGTGAATATTTGTATTCCTTATTTAAGTATTGAAAAGGTATTAGATAGGCTTGTAGTACAATATTGGTTCCAGGATAATGATGAGGCACTTTTAAATGAATCACGTGAAAGGCTAAAAAACAGATTAAATATTGTAGATGTTGCAGTAACTGCAGTTCTTGGTAGTAGCAATATCACAATTGATGACTTTTTAAAGCTCAATGTAGGTGATGTGGTTACTTTAAATGAAAAGTGCAATAGCGCAGTTCAAGTTTATGTTGAAGATCAACCTCATTATTATGCAAAGCCGGGTATAGTAGGGAAAAATTTAGGAATCCAGATACTGGATATCATAGATAAGGATGTGGAAAATTATGAGTAATGGATTTCTTTCTCAAGAGGAAATAGATTCTCTTTTAAATGGAGGAGGCATGACTGCAGAGCCAGTACAGGAAGAGATTCTTTCTGATATAGAAAAGGATTTACTTGGTGAGATTGGAAACATATCCATGGGA includes these proteins:
- a CDS encoding chemotaxis protein CheC, whose protein sequence is MDYLNLKPIQLDALREVGNIGAGNAATALSQLINKKIDMTVPAVNIVPFDDIFSRIGGEEVVIGVIVRVLGDTPGNILFIFEKEVALNLIETLTGERDEQITEMGNSVLCEVGNIISSSYMNSIARFTNLVITPSVPAVTYDMLGAILSTTFIESGQFDDMVLDIETIFLQNNEEISGHFYYIPMPGSLEKILGALGVN
- the fliM gene encoding flagellar motor switch protein FliM gives rise to the protein MAEVLSQSEIDALLSALSSGELKPDELPKEEDKQKIKPYDFRSPQKFSKEHLRTLELIYDNYSRIISNYLTAQVRSNVKVKIESIEQITYEEFIHSVSNPTILTIFKMPPLSGSILFETNPQFVYQIIDVLLGGAGNGKYKNREFTDIDKNIIRLINQNLISNMKLAWEDVMEVEPEIEGLETNPALNQTMAPTEPVALITMSAEMNKSSSLVNICIPYLSIEKVLDRLVVQYWFQDNDEALLNESRERLKNRLNIVDVAVTAVLGSSNITIDDFLKLNVGDVVTLNEKCNSAVQVYVEDQPHYYAKPGIVGKNLGIQILDIIDKDVENYE
- a CDS encoding chemotaxis protein CheW, with translation MQVVIFKLNDEQFAVETAKVQSINDMMEITKVPKAQSHIKGLINLRGNIISLLDINLLLDVEKKESSQSNIIILEIQEEMVGITVDQVDEVLDIEEDIIEKGEDERKKGYIKGVINFKDRIVTLIDIEKLLLN
- a CDS encoding response regulator is translated as MAKVLIVDDAAFMRMMIKDILEKNGFEVVGEASNGLKAVELYKKETPDVVTMDITMPEMDGIEAVKAIKAFDPAAKIIMCSAMGQQTMVMDAIRAGARDFIVKPFQPDRVLEAIRKVIG